Part of the Crossiella cryophila genome, GTGGGGATGAGCATGAGGATCTTGACTTGGGTGGGCGACCGTATCTTCGGCGCTCGGCGTCACCTGGAGAGCGTGTTCGTTGCGGTCCTGCTGATCCCGGTCGTACCTGACTTGTTCGTCGACTGGCTCGGCGACCCCGGCCAGCCCCAGCACAACGGTGTACTGCGAGTGCTGGCCGTGGTTGCGGTCTTCACCATCGCGGTCCTTGTCGGAATCGCTCGCAACGCCTGGGTGCGTCTTCGAGGCGAACGTGCTCGCCGACCTTTCACCCCGCTACCTGCCGCTGACGTCTTGGTCCTGCCGATCAGCGCTCGCTCGAACCCGTACCTGCGCAAGCAGCGCCGTGACCGCGGTCCTGAGGTACCAGAGTTCCTCTGCGACGAGAGCACGCCTAAGACGGTTGTCGGCGTTTTGAGCCCACGAACTGCATCGATGGCAGATGACCTCGCGGCGGAGTTGGCTGCTGACGGCATCGAGTTCCGGCCAGTGCTGATCGACAACGCGCACAGCCCAGTCGGCGCGGTCGAGGGCAGCGGCAAAGTCCTCGATCAACTTCGTGACCTCGACGTCCCCGCCGATCGGGTGCTCATCGATGTCACAGGCGGGAGCGTTCCGCTCACCCTCGCGATGATGCGCGTCGCCGGGCTCCTCGGTGCCCGCTGCGTCTACGTGTCCGCTGACGTCGGTTCTGATGGGCGCCTTGTTCCCTACAGCCAACGAGGGTATGCCTTTGACCCCCGCGCCATCACGGGTGAGGCTTGACCGACCGCACCTGGCCGTGCGGCGAGCGGGCGACAGCCTGCGGCGCCTGGATGGTTTCGTACTGGGCGGGTTGTCGGAGGTGATTGGCAACCTGAAGCCCTTTACAGCTACTTGGATCCAGGGCCGACGCCTCCTGCCGCAAACCCTGCCGAAGCAATGCTGATGCGTGTCAACGTCGTTCCAATGTGGACCCCCGGTCGACGGCTGAAACCGGACCCCCTCAACGGTTGTTGATCTCTCAGTCCGTGGTCTTGGCAGCCGGAACCCGGCCCAGATCACGGTCCTTGAGCCGGTAGCTGTCTCCCTTCATCGAGATCACCTCAGCATGGTGAACCAGGCGGTCGATCATCGCCGCGGCCACCACGTCATCTCCGAAGACCTCGCCCCAGCGCCCGAAGGGCTTGTTCGAGGTCACGATCAGGCTGGCCCGCTCGTAACGGGAGGAGACCAGCTGGAAGAACAAGTTGGCCGCCTCAGCCTCGAACGGGATATAGCCCACCTCATCGATGATGATCAGCGGGATCCGGCCCAGCTTGACCAACTCCGCCTGCAACCGGCCGGCCTGATGGGCATCCGCCAGCCTGGCGACCCACTCCGCTGCGGTGGCGAAAGCGACCCGGTGCCCAGCCTGGCAAGCTCGGATGCCGAGCCCGATCGACAGGTGCGTCTTGCCGGTTCCGGGCGGGCCGAGAAAGACCACATTCTCTTTGCCCGCAATGAAATCCAGCGTCCCGAGATGGGTGATCGTCTCCCGCTTCAACGACCGCTGATGATCGAAGTCGAACTCTTCCAACGACTTGCGGGAAGGGAATCGGGCGCCGCGGATGCGGCCCTCACCGCCATGGGCTTCCCGGGCGGCGACCTCCCGTTGCAGGCAGGCGGCCAGGAACTCCTCGTGCGTCCACTCCTCAGCCCGTGCGCGCTCGGCCAAACGTTCCACCGCCCCGGCCAGCGAGGGCGCCTTCAACGCCCGGGTGAGGTAGGCGATCTCGCTGGAAACGTTGCGTCCCTTCGGGTTTGTGGTCTTGGTGCCCATCAGGCGATCTCCTCGGTCTCGCTGTCGGCCAGGCCGAACATGCGGTCGTAGTCGCTGAGGTCGCGGTGCTCGACCTCGGTGGCGGCGGTGGGGACGGCGACCAGGCGGCGGTTGTGCCGCAGCTGGGCCGCGGCCTGGGCATGGGCGGGGTCGGTGATGGACTGGTGGTCGGCCCAGCACCGCTGGTGCCGGGCGATTTCCAGTCCTTCGACGGTGACCGCGACCTGTTCCAGATCGGCGATGACCTCCACCCGTCGGCCGACCGCGGACGGGTGGACGGAGTAGTCGTTGGAGTCCAAGCGGATGTAGTGGTCGCGGGGCAGGCGGGTCGTGGCCCGCCAGCCGGTCACCGGGGCCACTGGAGGCAACTCCAGCATGGCGGCCCGATCGGCCTCCCAGCGGTCGAGGGGGCGGCAGCCCAACCGGCGGTGTTGCCGCTGATTGGCGCGGATGAGCCACTCGGCCAGCTGCGTGTTGAACTCTGCTGACGAGGTGAAGGACCGTCCGGGCAGGAAGGAGGTCTCGAAGTAGCCGTTGGCCCGCTCGACCAGGCCCTTGGCCTCCGGATCGGCCGGGCGGCACTGGATGACCTTGATCCCCAGCGTTCCGCGGAAGGCGTTCATCGCCTCGGTCAACACCGGCTTGCCTGATCTCCAGGCCCCGACCGCGGACTCGTTGTCCCAGACCAGCGCTTTGGGCACCCGGTCCCAGTCGCTGATCAGCGCCCAGTGCCCGGACAGCAGATCTGGGCTTTGCCGGGAGGGGATCATCCTGGCGGTGATCATGCGGGAGTAGCCGGAGACCATGACCAGCACCGGCGGCCGCCCGAAGTGGCCGAAGCCAAGCGGGATGTCCACTGGCGGAAACCACAGGTCACACTGGGCCAGCTCGCCCGGTTGGTAGTCCGTCCGGCTGGCCGGGTCCGGCGGGATGAATACCGGCCGCAGCTCCCGCACCCGGTCCTTGAGCACGGTCAGCGAGCGGGTCGAGCCGATCCGCTCGGCGATCACGGTGGTCGGCATCGTCGGCCACTGGGCCAGCAACCTCCGGATCTGCGGCTCGACCGCATCCACGATCGAGCCTTTCGCCGGCCGCTGATACCGGGGTGGTCCGTCCGCGGCCAAGGCCCGCCGGACGGTGTTACGGCTGATCCCGAGCTGACGGACGATGGCCTTGATCGGCATCCCCTCAGCTCGGTGAAGACGGCGGATCTCCGCCCAGTCCTCCACGCTAAGCACTCCCTACTGTCAACGGGGGTCCGTTCTCACCCGTCCACAGGGGGTCATTTTTGGCGCGTCGCCGACAATGCCGTGTGCCAGGCGGTCGGGCACGAAACCGGCGCGCTGCACCGCAGAGGATTGCGCTTCGTCGTGGACCGTTCGTCACCGGGGCGGATCGCCGCAGGCGGGTCGACGTCCTGATGCGCGGTGCTCGCATCGCCCTGTTCGTCGACGGCTGCTTCTGGCGCTCCTGCATGGTCAACTCCTGCGGCCCTCTTGGGACAAGGTGTCGCAGGTGCGGCCCTGTCGTCCTGACGGTCGAGGAGGGCCGAACGCGCAGTTCAGGGCTTTGTATCACGTCGGCGAGATGAGACACCGAATCGTTTCGGGGCAGAATCCTCCCCTGGTCTCAGGAGGTTCGTACTGTGTGCTCAGCCGGGCAGTTCGCCGATCGTTGGGCGGACAGTCCAACTTGTTGACCAGCAGGAGGGATCCAGGCAGTCGAACCTGCCCGAGGACCGTGAGCACAGCAACTGCGATTCCCGTCC contains:
- the istB gene encoding IS21-like element helper ATPase IstB, producing MGTKTTNPKGRNVSSEIAYLTRALKAPSLAGAVERLAERARAEEWTHEEFLAACLQREVAAREAHGGEGRIRGARFPSRKSLEEFDFDHQRSLKRETITHLGTLDFIAGKENVVFLGPPGTGKTHLSIGLGIRACQAGHRVAFATAAEWVARLADAHQAGRLQAELVKLGRIPLIIIDEVGYIPFEAEAANLFFQLVSSRYERASLIVTSNKPFGRWGEVFGDDVVAAAMIDRLVHHAEVISMKGDSYRLKDRDLGRVPAAKTTD
- the istA gene encoding IS21 family transposase, yielding MLSVEDWAEIRRLHRAEGMPIKAIVRQLGISRNTVRRALAADGPPRYQRPAKGSIVDAVEPQIRRLLAQWPTMPTTVIAERIGSTRSLTVLKDRVRELRPVFIPPDPASRTDYQPGELAQCDLWFPPVDIPLGFGHFGRPPVLVMVSGYSRMITARMIPSRQSPDLLSGHWALISDWDRVPKALVWDNESAVGAWRSGKPVLTEAMNAFRGTLGIKVIQCRPADPEAKGLVERANGYFETSFLPGRSFTSSAEFNTQLAEWLIRANQRQHRRLGCRPLDRWEADRAAMLELPPVAPVTGWRATTRLPRDHYIRLDSNDYSVHPSAVGRRVEVIADLEQVAVTVEGLEIARHQRCWADHQSITDPAHAQAAAQLRHNRRLVAVPTAATEVEHRDLSDYDRMFGLADSETEEIA